In candidate division WOR-3 bacterium, the DNA window ACCATTTCAATAATTCTTCTTGGATTAAATTTTTCCGGTTCAAGATTAAAAAGAGGACAAAAAGAAGAACACTTTCCACATTGATAACACATTAAAATCTTATGTTCACCCAGTTCCCTATTAACTTCCTCCTTAAAATATGGATTTAGTTTCATTTCTTTACCCCCGCTTTTAAAACTTCTTCAGCAAGGTTTATACCAAGTTCAAAAGCTTTAATATTTATTTCTGCATAATCTTTTTTAACAGAAGCTTTTATTGATTTTTTTAATGCTTCTTCAGAACAAATCCCCGTAATCCTCTGAAGTGCACCAAGCATAATAGAGTTTGCTACAAGTTTATTACCAAGCTCTTCTGCCTTTCTTGTTGCAGGAATAGGGTATAATTCTAAATCATTCCGATCTAAATTTAAGGTAACAAGGTCTGAATCATAAATTAAAATTCCATTTTTTTTAATTTTATTTGCATAGACATTCAAAGCTTCCTGTGACATACAAACAAGAACATCAGGCTCAGTAACTTTCGGGTAGGAAACCATTTCAGAAGGATTATCTGAAATAACAACTCCTGATGAACAGGCACCACCTCTTGCTTCAGGTCCATAACTCTGTGTCATTGAACTATTCCTTCCTTCAAATACAGTTATAGCCTGACCAAGAATATAACCGGATAAAACTATCCCCTGACCCCCAAAACCGGCAAATTGTATTTCCTTTATATTCTTTTCCATTTTAAACCTCCTTAATTTTTTCTAAATTTTCCTTTAAAATCTCAATATAAGATGGCTTATCCACTTCTATGAATTCTCCCACAATTATATTTCCACCCCTGAAAGAAAGCTCAGCTTCTTTCGGATCAACTCCATTTTTTATAACACTCTTTTCTTTATAGTATTTCATTTCATCAATTGCTTCTCCAATTTTGTTGGGTCTACCAAAACCAGTTGGACATGGTGAAATAACTTCAATGAAAGAAAAACCCTTTCTTTTTAAAGCTTTTTTAATACTCTGTCTTAAATAATAGGCATGAAGAACTGTCCACCTTGCAACAAAAGTTGCTCCTGCAGAAGCTGCAAGATACGGTAAATTAAAGGGATACTCAAAATTTCCATAAGGAGTTGTAGTCGTTATTGCTTCATGAGGTGTTGTAGGTCCAAACTGTCCTCCTGTCATTCCGTAATTAAAATTATTTACACATATACAAATAAGATCAAAATTTCTTCTCGCAGCATGTATAAAATGATTTCCACCAATAGAAATTAGATCTCCGTCACCTGAAAAAACAATAACCTTCATATTAGGTTTTGCTATCTTAAGCCCAATTGCAAAGGGAATCGCCCTTCCATGGGTGGTATGATATGAATCTACTTTAACATAACCTGCAACTCTTCCTGAACATCCAATTCCACTTACTATAGCAATTTCCTTAGGATCAAGATTTAATTCTTCAAAAGCATAAAGCATTGAACTCATTGCTATACCAATACCACAACCTGAACACCATATATGAGGCCACCTGTCCTCTCTTATCCACTTTGAAAGATGATGTTTAACTTCTTTTTCTTTTTTTATTTCCACTTTCATCTTTTTCCTCCTTTTATTTTTCCTTTACTTTTTCAATAATTTCATAAGGCGTAATTAAATCTCCACCAAGTTTATTAACTCCAACAACAGGTAAATTGGATTTTATTGCCTTCAATACCTCACCTCTTATTTGTCCTGAATTTATTTCTGGTACTACAATTTTTGACACTTTTCTTGAAAGTTCTTCTATCCTCTCATAGGGAAAAGGCCATATAGTAATTAAGCGGAAAAGACCTGCTTTAATCCCCTCTTTTCTTAATATTTGAACAGCTTTTAATGAACTCCTTGCAGTAATACCGTAGGATACTAAAAGAATTTCAGCATCATCTGTCTCTATTTCCTCATATTTTATAATTTTTTCTTTATTCTTCTGAATCTTATCAATCAGTCTCCTTACAAGTCTTTCATGTGCTTCACCTGTAATATCAGGATATCCCCTTTCATCATGAGTCAAACCTGTCATATGAACAAAATAACCCTCTCCCGCAAGTGCCATTTTAGGAACAAGATTTCCGTCACCTTTATAAGGCAAGTATTCCTCCGGAGAAACATCGGGTTTTTCTCTTTCAACAATTTTTATTTCCTTTTCATCAGGAATGACAACTTTTTCCCTTAGATGACCTACTGCTTCATCTGCAAGAATTATAACAGGAATTCTATATTTTTCAGCTGTATTAAAGGCTTCAACTGTTAAGTCAAACATTTCTTGGCACGAATTGGGGGCATAAGCAACAATTTCGTAGTCACCGTGGGAACCCCATTTTGCCTGCATTACATCTCCTTGACCTACAAGGGTCGGAAGCCCTGTTGAAGGAGCACCTCTCTGAACATTAACAATAACACAGGGAACCTCAAGCATAACAGCAAGCCCTATATTTTCCATCATAAGGGACATTCCTGGACCTGATGTTGCAGTCATTGATTTTATACCCCCGCATGAAGCTCCGATAATAGCAGCCATTGAGGCAAGTTCATCTTCCATCTGAATATAAACTCCTCCGAATTTAGGAAGTCTTCTTGCTATCCATTCTGCAATTTCGGTTGAAGGGGTAATAGGGTAACCTGCAAAAAATCTGCATCCAGCAGCTATTGCTCCCTCAGCACAGGCATGGTCACCAAGCATATAATGAGTGCCTGCTAAAATCTTAGTTTTCATTTTTCAACCTCCACTTTTTCAACAACAATTGCAAACTCAGGACAAACTCTTTCACAGAAAGAACAACCCGTGCAGTTTTCAGGATTAAATACCGGAGGATGATAGCCCTTTGAATTTAATTTATCTGATTTTGTAAGGGAATTTGTAGGACAAAATTCTATACAAAAGGAACAACCCTTACATAAGTCTTCAAGAATTATAACATTGCCCTTTCTTTTTTTTATTTCCTTATAATCAAGAGGGGTTCTCCAAAAGGGCTCCGAATTTTTTTTATGTTTTTCCATTTTCTTCCCTCCTGCAAAATTAATTATAAAAAACAAAAATTATTATTTTTAATAAAATAGTTAAATTCATGACGGAAAAAAATAATTACAAAAAAGAAAAAAAACAAAATTTATTCTATTTCTAAATTTATAATATTTAAACAATCTATAATTCTCTTAGTTAATTTTTTACTTTGAACTTTACCTGTAAACCACAAATTTTTTCTTTAGGCTATATTTATTACCTTCAATGGCTAAAAAGTATACACCTTTAAATAAAAAAAATTTTCAATGAATCAAGATTGTGTATAACTCTAATCCAGGAAACCATTTGTCCTTGTTGTTTATATAGAATAAAAATCCCATCAATAAAAATTAATAAAACTTGAACTTTTTTTTCAATTTATTTTATGATTTTAAAAATGAAAATTTTTATTTTACTTTTTTCATTTACAACTTTTGACTTTGTAAATATTCCTTACTCTGGAACTCAAGCACTTCTTAAAGATAACCATTTTTTAAAACATTTTGAAACAAATAAAATATTTTATAGACCTATTTTTATAGATGAAACAACAAAAATAAAAATCTCAAGTGGATACACACAATATATTTTAGACATAAATACCCTTTATTTCGCAGGAAATTATAAAAAATTTTATTTTGCTATTTTTTCATACAATGCAGGAAAATTTGAAGTTATTGATTCCTTTGG includes these proteins:
- a CDS encoding 2-oxoacid:acceptor oxidoreductase family protein, producing the protein MEKNIKEIQFAGFGGQGIVLSGYILGQAITVFEGRNSSMTQSYGPEARGGACSSGVVISDNPSEMVSYPKVTEPDVLVCMSQEALNVYANKIKKNGILIYDSDLVTLNLDRNDLELYPIPATRKAEELGNKLVANSIMLGALQRITGICSEEALKKSIKASVKKDYAEINIKAFELGINLAEEVLKAGVKK
- a CDS encoding thiamine pyrophosphate-dependent enzyme encodes the protein MKVEIKKEKEVKHHLSKWIREDRWPHIWCSGCGIGIAMSSMLYAFEELNLDPKEIAIVSGIGCSGRVAGYVKVDSYHTTHGRAIPFAIGLKIAKPNMKVIVFSGDGDLISIGGNHFIHAARRNFDLICICVNNFNYGMTGGQFGPTTPHEAITTTTPYGNFEYPFNLPYLAASAGATFVARWTVLHAYYLRQSIKKALKRKGFSFIEVISPCPTGFGRPNKIGEAIDEMKYYKEKSVIKNGVDPKEAELSFRGGNIIVGEFIEVDKPSYIEILKENLEKIKEV
- a CDS encoding 2-oxoacid:acceptor oxidoreductase subunit alpha, with product MKTKILAGTHYMLGDHACAEGAIAAGCRFFAGYPITPSTEIAEWIARRLPKFGGVYIQMEDELASMAAIIGASCGGIKSMTATSGPGMSLMMENIGLAVMLEVPCVIVNVQRGAPSTGLPTLVGQGDVMQAKWGSHGDYEIVAYAPNSCQEMFDLTVEAFNTAEKYRIPVIILADEAVGHLREKVVIPDEKEIKIVEREKPDVSPEEYLPYKGDGNLVPKMALAGEGYFVHMTGLTHDERGYPDITGEAHERLVRRLIDKIQKNKEKIIKYEEIETDDAEILLVSYGITARSSLKAVQILRKEGIKAGLFRLITIWPFPYERIEELSRKVSKIVVPEINSGQIRGEVLKAIKSNLPVVGVNKLGGDLITPYEIIEKVKEK
- a CDS encoding 4Fe-4S binding protein translates to MEKHKKNSEPFWRTPLDYKEIKKRKGNVIILEDLCKGCSFCIEFCPTNSLTKSDKLNSKGYHPPVFNPENCTGCSFCERVCPEFAIVVEKVEVEK